TACACCGGATTGCATTTGACCCCTAAAAGAATTAAAACATGAAGAATTAGCAGACAAAGActaaagactaaaaatatatttaactttataTCATTGCTATTTAAGTTATATGCAGAAAAGTTAGATACATATACCTTGTTTATTAAAACATGATAAATATCTTCAGGATTCCATAATCGAGTCCGATTTCCAGGATCATTTCCAGACTGCCGACGAACAATTTCTTGTCCCATTTTTTGTATTAGATAATGCATCACAATTCTATCTTCTGAAATAGATATAATGCCCCTATCTATAAGAACATTCAGTCCAGTGACAGGATAGAAACCACAACTATGTAGTGTATGTGCTACATCATATACCAATTGTCCTGTATAGAAGCAAGCTATATCTAGAAAAATGTCCTTCTCTAGGGGATCAAGCCCATCATAATAACTTGATTTAAATCTGTCAAAAATATTCTTATTAGGAAATTCTTCCAACTTTTGCAACTGACTTTTCCATGCATCCATTGTTTCACCATAAAGCGATGAGCCTAACTCCTTTAGAGCTAGTGGAACCCCTTTAGCATAGTTTGATACCAGCTTTTTTGACAAGTCCTCATAAGCATTATTTAGGggatatttttgtttaaatgcaTTTAAGCTGAAGAGCCGTAGTGAATCTTGAAAACACATCTCCTTGACTATGTATATCTCATCTGCATTAGCATTCCGAAGCACTTTCATGTCTCTACTAGTCAAAATGATTCTACTACCATGGCCGAAGTTAGAAGGCtctatatttaaatttgaagtGTTCACATCATCAAGAACAAGGAGAACCTTTGTTTGTTTCAGCCTTTGAACATACGAGCACCGCAGTCTAGAGGTAAGTCTGTCTTCCTCTAGAAGCTCTGACATGTATTGAATTTCTATATTGGGCAGTCCAAatctttttgtttcttcttcaacatcTAAAATCATGCTGCTGGAATTGAATTGAGGTGCGAGTCTGTGATATATTGCTTGGGAAATTGCTGTTTTTCCTATTCCTGACATACCCCAAATTCCTATGATCCGAGTAGCCTCTGATTCAAGGTGCAGCAATGATGTGATTTGTTCAATATGATTGTCCATTCCGATCATTCCTTCACAATCGCTTACTAAACAATGacaattcatttttttcctcaaaatttctTCCACAATGTCTGTAACGAGATTATGTTCTGAACTgccacataaaattaaaaaaagttgtagtctaaaaaaaattgtagtctTCAATTCAACCTAAGCCTAAAGAAGTTAGTAAGAAATATCAGTAGACAAAGTCATATATAGGTGTCATATTGATGCTTTTGAATTTGTAAATTGAAGgtcttgtgtgtgtgtgttgaaTGAACAAATACATCAATagtatttaagtttttttacaCCATTTAATGACTTTCTATCAAATATATCATTATATCTGTGCtataaattttacactaatCTTTATCTACCTTTATTTGATATGTCATTAAGATATTTGACTCTTGTTACACCGTTTAATGACttttatctataattttttttttaatctatagtCATTTAATGTCATTGAGATATTTCAAGATCATTCAATAAAAAGTGCAGAAGACATTAGCTACCGTGTATATAAACTCAGTCCAGACTCCTGAGTTAAActttatgataaaaatattcTAAACTTTGAGTAATCTTCTAAAGTCTTTCAACAGAGTTAAACTTTATGCACTTAGCTAGATGATTATCAACAGTTATTAGAGATATCACTATCTAAACTTTGAGAGATCTAAAGTCTATTTCTGGGTCAGCATGAACTagttggagaaaaaaaaagattagtCGTAATTAATAAGAgcatgtaaattaattttagtgaCCTGATTTCTTTTGAATCCCACCCTGAAAGTTCAGCTACTTGAGTAAGAGCAGCCTTCCACGTCTCCACTTTGTCCCTATTTTGCCGTTGATGCTTAATGAAAGCTTTCGCATAAGTCTTTTTCTGCTTTCTAACATTTGACGGATCCACCTTGTAGAACACGGGTATCACATCCCTTCCATATGTTTGTTTGCACTCAAGTATCTTTGTGAGTTCATCCAAACACCATGCTGAAGAAGCATAGTGCTCAGATAAAATGATTACATAAGTCATCGATTGTTCTATTTTTGTGTACAGTGTCGATGAAATTTGTTCGCCTTTGTCCATCTCGTCATCTATGAATGCATTGATATTTTTTCTTCGTAATTCTGCTTTAAGATGACTCAGGAAGTTGTCACGAGTATCCTCTCCTCTGAAACTGATAAACACGTCGTATTTTTCAGTTAGAGACATAGCAATAGGACAACTTCCCAATAATAAATTTCTCTGATGTCTCTTCCTTTTCATGTTATGGTTATACCTATTTTTTTCCCTTGCACTGCAGCTACAAAATGACCAAAGTGATTGGATGTGAGCACATATATACGACTATTATGCAAGTTAGTTGCGGTGGACAAAATATCAGGATAGCAAGCCAAAACCATAACCAAATTAATGAGAACCTCAAAAGCATGAAGATAATTCAAACTTTGATAAATTAGCATaaagtttcttttattttactttGGTATGTAATAGTTCTTGGTTTGTTTTGCTTATATAAACAAATTCTAGGAATGTATTCTGAGCCTGCCTAGGAAATGACactaacaatgaattggtcAAAGTGGTAAGAGTCTTAGTCCctttaagcatgtggtcaggggTTTACCCGAgtcatgcgtatggagaaaattcggttgagaGAGGAGAATCCACCTTAGTGGTGAGAACAACATCGAGGAAGTATGGTTTGAGGCTTCAATGTTGAGAAAGGTAGTTGTAACAGAATTCATAACAAactaaagagagaaaaaaagaattGAAGGGAATTGAGTTGTTTCCACTTGCTTTGATTGTGAACTAATCATGTCCTTATATACAAGAAAGAAGGTGTAAACTAACTCTCATAAGGACTACTGCATTATAGCATAAGATGCAATCTACAAGAATACTTGTGAAGCAAGTAACTACATAAAACTACACATTAAGGCTATATTTCTTCTGGTTCTTCTTCTTTGCATTCTTCAAGTTTTAATATTCAATTTCCTACTTGAGTCATATACCAatgacctataacgtactacccaaacccctcgtcactagaccaaacctagtagcTTTTATCCATTGTAATAATGTGAATTTATATTTGTCTTTATGTGTATAATTCATTTCTTTATTTGGTGCATtagttttactatatatatgtatCTGTAATCTCTCGATATTAATACAATTTAATTCATAGTATTACTGCCTTATAAGATGAAGgggacaaaaaaattgattttcataTGGTGAACTAGTTCGCATCCTAGAATGCGAACTAGTTCGCATCCTAGAATGCGAACTGTGATTTTTCAGTTTTTGCAGTTTTACACACTCGCATCCTAAGTAGCGAGAGGGGTAAATTGGGAATATCAGTGAGCGTGCATGTCCCACGGGGGTGCGAGAAGAAAAACTCTTGTTTATTGATAAAATCATGTGTTGAAGTTCAAACCCAAGGTGAGAAGTCAGGCCAATGATCTGCACTTGAAACTCCTGTTGCAACACAATGTTATTCCAGCCCATTCATTTTGCCTAAAAAGCTTGCAGCCAAGCCTTTTCAGCTCGGAAATGCGCAAATCATGTTAAGTAGTTTGCATTGTGATGAGACTTGCAAGCAAGAAAATTTATTTCCGTCACCCGACCAGTTTCTCGCAAGTTTTACgtctttttcattttatcttttttctaCTTAAGTAtcagatgttataaaaatgagaaatttttgaaaaatgtcatccgctacttaattagcggacgttataaaaaaataaatctggTAGGGTGTTTCGCTACTTAAGCAGCGGACGGAGGTACTTTTGTAATTTCATAGGGCGCGCAAAAAATGAGTAGGGTGACAAAAGAAATTCCCTGCAAGCAATGCGGTGACACTTGTTTTTTTGCCCTatttaaatgaaatttttataattaaggGTTCATGTTTTTAATGACAAGGAATAAACTTTTGACGTCCTAACACTAGAGGTTGTAGACCTTCTGagtttaaaatatatgtatagcaATGCTGTGTCACATAGGTCTATGGATTTAATTTTTCGAACGATTGGTTTTGCTTCCCATTAATTGACATTGAGAATTGTTAGTTTagtgccattaaaaaaaaaagtttagtaaTTATTTTGCATATCTAAATATATCAATGTTTTATTAGACATATAATctatcttattaaaaaaaaaaaattgtttttgtcaaatagtaTAGTGGCTAAAAAGTTCCACCCTTAAGTGGGATggccggagttcgaaccccgtccaaacatatataatgcaatgtcttaccaactaagttaagctcacgggacatctattttactaatttaatgttttcataaaaaaatataattgctACGAATAAAAAAAAAGCGCTAAACCAAATTTAAACACCAATCAATTTTCGTATGTTAAGTTGAACAATTTTGCTTCACTCTAAATTAATTACAATCCATGTAAATACAAACTTTTTATTACTTGCACGATATTTCTTACCAAAAatctataaaagaaaaacagagaAACTCCATAGCCTTGAGATAAAACTGTTAATTatagtttaataatttaatgctagtataaaattatttataaaaataataatttctatgtaaaaatagaaatattttttaaaaaagaaaagaaagcgtagataacataaaataaaagtgtGTACTAATTAggaatattataaattaaaaattgtaaatcAGCAACACCTCCTTTCCCCAGGCTCCAACAAAGTGTTACGAGAGTATGATATGTGAGAGTTGAgagtatatataattttaaagaagaaaataaaacacgctaatataaataaataaaaataaaaggtaaaagaaaaaagaaaaaagggaaaTGAAAGAACTTACAATAGggaaagagagaaaatgaaatCTATGGCTTAATTTTTTGCTCTTTCTTTCAAGTGTAGCCTCATCATCAGTTCTTGTTTGGAGCACAACCTGAGTTCTTACGATGACTAAAACTTACTACCaagatattaattaatattaacgTGGGAAAGA
This portion of the Trifolium pratense cultivar HEN17-A07 linkage group LG3, ARS_RC_1.1, whole genome shotgun sequence genome encodes:
- the LOC123916708 gene encoding disease resistance protein RPV1-like translates to MKRKRHQRNLLLGSCPIAMSLTEKYDVFISFRGEDTRDNFLSHLKAELRRKNINAFIDDEMDKGEQISSTLYTKIEQSMTYVIILSEHYASSAWCLDELTKILECKQTYGRDVIPVFYKVDPSNVRKQKKTYAKAFIKHQRQNRDKVETWKAALTQVAELSGWDSKEISSEHNLVTDIVEEILRKKMNCHCLVSDCEGMIGMDNHIEQITSLLHLESEATRIIGIWGMSGIGKTAISQAIYHRLAPQFNSSSMILDVEEETKRFGLPNIEIQYMSELLEEDRLTSRLRCSYVQRLKQTKVLLVLDDVNTSNLNIEPSNFGHGSRIILTSRDMKVLRNANADEIYIVKEMCFQDSLRLFSLNAFKQKYPLNNAYEDLSKKLVSNYAKGVPLALKELGSSLYGETMDAWKSQLQKLEEFPNKNIFDRFKSSYYDGLDPLEKDIFLDIACFYTGQLVYDVAHTLHSCGFYPVTGLNVLIDRGIISISEDRIVMHYLIQKMGQEIVRRQSGNDPGNRTRLWNPEDIYHVLINKGSNAIRCIFLDICKIYKVQLQADTFQMMNNLRILQFYKHFGQGNSNVILREAIENLSRTLTFLCWDGFPQKYLPPEFCPKHLVIIYMRESDLEKLWEGDDQDLPNLKRLDLSRSKKLIKVPDLSLSPNIEEVILSGCESLTEVSSSSFLSKLNCLCLNGCVQLKSLHLPRNVLSRNLGLVVLYDCAKLELSSISSRTHVFFHGGCTHLVRVENLYFLF